ACCCGGGGCAGGGCAGTCGAGCGCGGACCGCTGCCCAGGCGGAACCGAGACACCGAGAGGCGACCAAGACGACTGGCCATATCCCTTTTCCTATCTTTCACGGCTCCGTGTGCCTCGATCTGGGCTGCGTGCCCACGCCTGCCAGCGCCTGGTCACGGCATCCCCGTTCTCGACCCACCACTCGACGTCCAGGTCGAAACCGGACCGCAGGTGCCCGGGAGTGCTCGCCAGGTCCGCGGCGGCGGTCCGGGAGAGGTACGCGTAGGCGGCCGGCACGACAGGGCCCTCGGGGTGGATCTGTGCGAAGTGCGCCTGCACGTCTGGCCGCAGGGCGAAGTCGATGAGCCGATAGGCGGCCTCCGGATTCGCCGCGCCTTTGGGGATGCCGTAGCCGTTGCTCTGCCTGCGGGCACCGTTCCACGCGTACGCGAGCGGGGAACCGTCCTGGATCAGACGCTGGACGCGCCCGTTCCACACGCTGGAGGCCACGACCTCCTTACGCCCCAGCAGCTCACCCGGTACGGCGCCGCTCTCCCAGAACGTCGGCACGGAGCCCTTGATGCCGTCGAGGGCCGCGAAGGCACGGTCCACGTCGAGGGGGTACAACTTGTCGAGCGGCACGCCGTCGGCGAGCAGGGCGAACTCCAGCTCCGGCCAGTCCACGGAGCCCTGCAACGCGCGCCTGCCCGGGAATCGCCCGATGCTCCAGAAGTCCGCCCAGGACTCGGGTCTTTTCCCGCCGAAGGCGTCGGTGCGGTATGCCAGGACGCTGGCCCAATAGTTCTTTCCCACGCCATGAGAGGTCAACAGGGACTTGGCGATGCCGGCATTCCTCGCGTTCTTCAGCCGGTCGTAGTCGAGCTCCTGAGAAATTCCCTCCCGCTTGAAGAGCGCCAAGTGCGTCATGTTGATGTCCATGACATCGAACCGGGGGCGGCCTTCCTTGATCTGGGCGATCATCTGCTCGTGCAGGATGTTCACCACCTTGATCCGGATCCCGGTCTCCCTGGTGAACGGGTCGTAGACGGCCTTGCGGTTCGCCGCTCCGTATGAGCCGCCGATGTCGCGGACGACGAGTGGTCTGCTGTGCTCGGTCCTGGTGGTGCCCTGGCCGGAGCGGGGCCTGCAGGCGAGCGAAGTGGCGGCGACGCCTGCTGCGGCTGCGCCCCTCAGGAATGCTCTGCGATCGGTCTCGAGTTCTCTCACCCTCTTCCTCCTGTGGATCCGGGCGTGGGGGCGGTATGGGAGGGCTGCAGGGCATGTCACGTGCCGGGCTCTGCCGCGCCCGATGCGTCCAGCACGAGCACCGCGACGTGCAGCGACGTGCACTGAAGGCCCGATTCCAGGTCGCAGCCGAGGAGCCGCTCGATGGTGTGGAGGCGCTGGTAGTACGCCTGCCGGGACATACCGGCCCGCTTCGCCGCGACCGACTTGTTCCCGGCCGCCGTCAGGTAGGCGCGCAGTGCCGGGAGCAGGTCGCCGCCGTTGCGGTCGTCGTGCTCGATGAGTCGGGTGAGCTGCCGTTCCGCGTACCGCTGGAGGCGGACGTCCTCCCGCAGCACGCCCAGGAGTTCCGGCAACTGGACGTCGGCGGGGACGTAGAACCAGCGGTCGGGCGAGGCGGGCGTGATGGCCTCGGCCGTCTGCTCGGCCTCCTGCCACGACCGGGCGATCCCGGAGAGGTCGGTCACGCCGGGGCCGACGGCGACGACGGCCTCCGGGCCGAGCTCCTCGCGGCAGAGACGGCCGATCCGCTCGGCGACCGGCTGCCAGGCGCTGGCCTGCGCCAGCGCGAGGAGTACGCCGATCCGGCCGGGGGCCGTCTCGCCGACCAGGGCGCGGATGCCGGTCTGCGCCATCGCCTTCGCGATGCGTTCGTCGAGGTGCTCGCCGGTGCCGGTGTACGTGTGGCGGATGACGACGGCGAAGAGGCGGTGCCCGAGGGTCGGCAGTCCCAGTGCCTCGGCGCGGGCGCGGGCGTCCGCGGGGGAGCGGAAGCGCCGTTCGTACAGGTCCCGCAGCACGGAGCGGTGGGCCCGGCGCTCCCACCAGGCCGGCCCGGCCAGACGCGCCATGCTCAGGGCGACCGCCGCGCGCTCCAGGACCAGGACGTGTTCCGGGTCGGGCTCCGCGTTCAGCCGGTCCTCCAGCAGGACCAGCCGCCCCCACGGCCCCTGGTGGTCCTGCACGGGCGCGATCAGCCACCCCTCCGGGCCGCTCGGCGTGATCTTCTCCGGGGTCGGCGCGGCCCGGGAACGCCGGGACCAGGCCGACACCACCGGCTCGTACGGCCGGCCGAGCAGCTCGCACATCAGGACCCGGTGGGTGAGATCCTCCAGCACCACGGGGGCCCCGGTGAGCTCCGCGGTGGTGTGCACCAGTTCTTCGGGGTCCGCGCCCCGCAGCGTCAGGGCAGTGAAGATGTCCTGGATGTCCCGCCCGCGGCGCAGCAGCGCTCCCTGGGCGTCGAGGATGAGCGCGTGCACCGACTGCGTGACATCGATGAACCGGACGCCGCGGGCCAGCTCCACCAGCGGCACCTCACGGGTACGGCAGGCCGCCACCAGCTCGTCGGGCACCTTCCGGTATCGGTAACCGAGCTCCACGATCAGGCCGGCCGCGCCGACGTCGGCGAGCTGGTCGACGTATCCGCGCAGCTCGGAGGGGTCCTCGGGATACGGCATGCCGGTCGTCAGGACCAGCTCGCCGCCCTCCAGGAAATCGGCGGGGTTGAGCAGTTCGGTGACGTGCACCCAGCGCACCGCACGGTTCAGTTGTGACCCACCGGCCAGCACGCGCGGCATTCCCTCGGCCAGCACGGGGAGGCGTAGAACCTCCGTGATCGTCGGGAAGTGCCCGGTTGCGGGACGTCTGGGCGGCATAGGGAGTGCTTTCGTCCGAAGGGTCGGGGGTCACCTTTGCACCGGCACATCACCGTGGCAAGAGGGGGAAAGGCACTTTCCGTGGCCGGCCCGCTCGCCGTGACAGATCGTCTCGATAAGGCGCCAGGGCGGAACAGAGTGTGGGTTGACCTGCGTGTTCGCCGGGGTCGAGAGTGAACGCCATCCCCAGAGGGACCGAATCGGAAGGGTCCGCACGGTGTCCGCACCGTGTGGGGACACCACTGACACCCAGCCCGCACCCGGCGAAAGGAAGACCTCATGCGCATCCCGAAGCGGGTCGCCGTGATCGGTGCCGGCAGCATGGGCAGCCAGGTCATGTGGCGACTGGCCGCCCGCGGAGCCGAGGTCATCGGCTACGACCGGTACGCCCCGGGGCACGACCGCGGCGCGGCCGGGGGCGAGAGCCGCATCTTCCGCGCAGTGCACCTCGGGGACCCCGGGTACATTCCGCTGCTGCGGCTCGCCGACCGGATGTGGGACCGGCTCCAGCGCGAAACCGGCTCCTCACTGCGACGTCGCAGCGGATGCCTGGTGATGGGCGAGACCGCATCGCCGTCGATGCGTCTCCTCCTCTCCGCCAGCGCCACTCACCGGCTGGATCACGAGGTACTGGACCGGGAGGAACTCGCCCGCCGCTACCCCCAGCACCGTCTCCCGGACGGGCACACCGCCGTCCTCGACCGGATGGGCGCCATCATCCGGCCCGAGGCGTCGGTCCAGGCCGCCGCCGCCCGCGCCGAGCAGCTCGGCGCCCGGCTGCACCGCTACACCCCGGTGCGGGAGATCGCCCCCGCGGCGGGCGGCGGCGTGCACATCGTCACCGACCAGGGCACGGACCACGTCGACACCGCCGTGGTGACCGTGGGCCCCTGGATCAACACCCTGCTCCCGGACCTGCCGCAGACCGTCGACATCCGCCGGCTGATCAGCTCCTGGCACATCCCCACCCGCCACGACTGGTTCGCGGGCGGCGCCCCCGCCTTCGTACGCAGCGCACCCCATGACTGCTACGGGCTCCCGTCACCCGACGGCATCTCCGTCAAGCTGGGCCTCTCCTTCGCCCGCTATCTGCCGGTGCCCGAGCCCGAACGGCTCGACCGCACGGTCCGCCCGGAGGAACTCGCCACCTTCCGCGAGCTCATCGGCGAGCTGATGCCCGATCTGAACCCCGACCCCATC
This region of Streptomyces caelestis genomic DNA includes:
- a CDS encoding ABC transporter substrate-binding protein codes for the protein MRELETDRRAFLRGAAAAGVAATSLACRPRSGQGTTRTEHSRPLVVRDIGGSYGAANRKAVYDPFTRETGIRIKVVNILHEQMIAQIKEGRPRFDVMDINMTHLALFKREGISQELDYDRLKNARNAGIAKSLLTSHGVGKNYWASVLAYRTDAFGGKRPESWADFWSIGRFPGRRALQGSVDWPELEFALLADGVPLDKLYPLDVDRAFAALDGIKGSVPTFWESGAVPGELLGRKEVVASSVWNGRVQRLIQDGSPLAYAWNGARRQSNGYGIPKGAANPEAAYRLIDFALRPDVQAHFAQIHPEGPVVPAAYAYLSRTAAADLASTPGHLRSGFDLDVEWWVENGDAVTRRWQAWARSPDRGTRSRER
- a CDS encoding PucR family transcriptional regulator, with amino-acid sequence MPPRRPATGHFPTITEVLRLPVLAEGMPRVLAGGSQLNRAVRWVHVTELLNPADFLEGGELVLTTGMPYPEDPSELRGYVDQLADVGAAGLIVELGYRYRKVPDELVAACRTREVPLVELARGVRFIDVTQSVHALILDAQGALLRRGRDIQDIFTALTLRGADPEELVHTTAELTGAPVVLEDLTHRVLMCELLGRPYEPVVSAWSRRSRAAPTPEKITPSGPEGWLIAPVQDHQGPWGRLVLLEDRLNAEPDPEHVLVLERAAVALSMARLAGPAWWERRAHRSVLRDLYERRFRSPADARARAEALGLPTLGHRLFAVVIRHTYTGTGEHLDERIAKAMAQTGIRALVGETAPGRIGVLLALAQASAWQPVAERIGRLCREELGPEAVVAVGPGVTDLSGIARSWQEAEQTAEAITPASPDRWFYVPADVQLPELLGVLREDVRLQRYAERQLTRLIEHDDRNGGDLLPALRAYLTAAGNKSVAAKRAGMSRQAYYQRLHTIERLLGCDLESGLQCTSLHVAVLVLDASGAAEPGT
- the solA gene encoding N-methyl-L-tryptophan oxidase; this translates as MRIPKRVAVIGAGSMGSQVMWRLAARGAEVIGYDRYAPGHDRGAAGGESRIFRAVHLGDPGYIPLLRLADRMWDRLQRETGSSLRRRSGCLVMGETASPSMRLLLSASATHRLDHEVLDREELARRYPQHRLPDGHTAVLDRMGAIIRPEASVQAAAARAEQLGARLHRYTPVREIAPAAGGGVHIVTDQGTDHVDTAVVTVGPWINTLLPDLPQTVDIRRLISSWHIPTRHDWFAGGAPAFVRSAPHDCYGLPSPDGISVKLGLSFARYLPVPEPERLDRTVRPEELATFRELIGELMPDLNPDPIRLSVYMEGYTDSGNPLVGRLPGEDDIIVMAGFSGSGFKLSPAMGEIAADLALDGTTDHPVDFLAPAGVGAA